Proteins encoded by one window of Kribbella italica:
- a CDS encoding excalibur calcium-binding domain-containing protein: MDRGRAVLAVGTGLIALTLTAACAAPETTPAAAPVTVTVTTAAPPASSTPTPTPAATQRPSAKPTKPVGLLSKPPTTKPKLPPITKKPTTKPTVKKPTTKPTTRRTTTKPPVSDAYYANCSEVRAAGAAPIHAGDPGYSRKLDRDGDGIACEN, from the coding sequence ATGGACCGTGGCCGCGCCGTGCTCGCAGTCGGCACCGGACTCATCGCACTCACACTCACCGCCGCCTGCGCCGCACCGGAAACCACCCCGGCCGCCGCGCCGGTGACGGTCACCGTCACGACCGCCGCACCACCGGCCAGCAGTACGCCGACACCCACGCCGGCCGCGACGCAGCGCCCAAGCGCCAAGCCGACGAAGCCCGTCGGCCTGCTCTCCAAACCACCCACCACCAAGCCGAAACTCCCGCCGATCACCAAGAAGCCGACCACCAAGCCGACGGTGAAGAAACCGACCACCAAGCCCACCACCCGCCGTACGACAACCAAGCCACCGGTCTCCGACGCGTACTACGCCAACTGCTCCGAAGTCCGCGCCGCCGGCGCCGCGCCCATCCACGCGGGCGACCCCGGCTACTCCAGAAAACTCGACCGAGACGGCGACGGCATCGCCTGCGAGAACTAG
- a CDS encoding SgcJ/EcaC family oxidoreductase, translating to MDITGTIPSQDDVDQILALLTTVDRAQRTEDAEAFLGVFREDALWVTGHGKRLYGRDTIGAFTRKVLPGATTDTHATYEADHLLFVRPDIAVLNVNQTYLQREDDKVLDHGSPVYFLAKDDGVWRIAAAQNTIVVAE from the coding sequence ATGGACATCACCGGAACGATTCCCAGCCAGGACGACGTCGACCAGATCCTCGCGCTGCTGACCACGGTCGACCGGGCGCAGCGCACGGAGGACGCCGAGGCGTTTCTCGGGGTGTTCCGCGAGGACGCACTTTGGGTGACTGGACATGGGAAGCGGCTGTACGGGCGCGACACGATCGGCGCGTTCACGCGCAAGGTGCTGCCCGGCGCGACGACCGACACCCACGCGACGTACGAGGCTGATCATCTGCTCTTCGTCCGGCCGGACATCGCTGTGCTCAACGTCAACCAGACGTACCTGCAGCGCGAGGACGACAAGGTGCTCGACCACGGCAGCCCGGTGTACTTCCTCGCCAAGGACGACGGCGTCTGGCGCATCGCGGCGGCGCAGAACACGATCGTCGTCGCCGAGTAA
- a CDS encoding ATP-binding protein: protein MSPRLVVLCGTSYSGKSSFATALADHLDAHVVSLDEINERRGLWGGDGIPVEEWQTTHAVATAEVRERLAAAPGPARSTPAPDHGSARPPQTEPQPTVILDDTSSPRFLRDGWRALAAELGAEFHLIHLDVDHATIHQRRTANQADPHRRHVTDAVLAQHLDDFEPPTPDENPIRVHPGDPLPHL from the coding sequence ATGAGCCCCCGCCTCGTCGTCCTCTGCGGTACGTCGTACTCCGGCAAGAGCTCCTTCGCCACCGCCCTCGCCGACCACCTCGACGCCCACGTCGTCAGCCTCGACGAGATCAACGAACGCCGAGGCCTCTGGGGCGGCGACGGCATCCCCGTCGAGGAATGGCAAACCACGCACGCGGTCGCCACCGCCGAGGTCCGCGAACGCCTCGCCGCGGCGCCCGGTCCGGCCCGCAGTACGCCGGCGCCCGATCACGGCAGCGCCCGCCCGCCGCAGACCGAGCCCCAGCCCACGGTGATCCTCGACGACACCAGCTCGCCCCGATTCCTGCGCGACGGCTGGCGCGCCCTCGCCGCCGAACTCGGCGCCGAGTTCCACCTCATCCACCTCGACGTCGACCACGCGACCATCCACCAGCGCCGTACCGCCAACCAGGCCGACCCTCACCGCCGGCACGTCACGGACGCCGTACTGGCCCAGCACCTTGACGACTTCGAACCACCCACCCCGGACGAGAACCCAATCCGGGTCCACCCCGGCGACCCACTCCCCCACCTCTGA
- a CDS encoding endonuclease/exonuclease/phosphatase family protein — protein MSSREQLTIATLNTRGTPLRGSQLADRYRAIGAYFDGSETAVVTFQEVHTYYHLRLLRTAMPSYAVSFQPSLAGPAGGVVTFVRRPAATRSYRRLPTGPGVPRWPRTKAHFKGVLLTRFDQVWIANTHLLANLDGDWSDASRFTPIHRAQLNALARVIASLEGPIVLCGDFNVARESTPYKEFLDRTGLVDAFGGECPPTFHAEYLGPGKSPHCIDFILTRGLEILTAEQILTDKLDLPQGPAYVSDHVGLCATTSAEGRQLE, from the coding sequence TTGAGCTCTCGCGAGCAGCTGACCATCGCGACGCTGAACACCCGCGGCACGCCGCTCCGAGGCTCGCAGCTCGCCGATCGGTACCGCGCGATCGGGGCGTACTTCGACGGCTCGGAGACCGCGGTCGTCACCTTCCAGGAGGTCCACACGTACTACCACTTGCGCTTGCTGCGGACCGCGATGCCGTCGTACGCCGTGAGCTTTCAGCCGTCGCTGGCCGGGCCCGCCGGTGGCGTCGTGACCTTCGTACGCCGGCCCGCCGCGACGCGGTCCTACCGTCGCTTGCCGACCGGCCCCGGCGTCCCCCGGTGGCCGCGCACCAAGGCGCATTTCAAGGGCGTGCTTCTGACGCGGTTCGATCAGGTCTGGATCGCCAACACGCACCTGCTGGCCAACCTCGACGGCGACTGGTCGGACGCGAGTCGCTTTACACCGATCCATCGCGCGCAGCTGAACGCGCTGGCTCGCGTGATCGCAAGCCTCGAAGGGCCGATCGTCCTCTGCGGGGACTTCAACGTCGCCCGTGAATCCACGCCGTACAAGGAATTCCTGGACCGCACCGGCCTCGTCGACGCGTTCGGCGGCGAGTGTCCACCGACGTTCCACGCCGAGTACCTGGGGCCCGGCAAGAGCCCGCACTGCATCGACTTCATCCTGACGCGCGGACTCGAGATCCTCACCGCCGAGCAGATCCTCACCGACAAGCTGGACCTGCCCCAAGGCCCGGCGTACGTCTCCGACCACGTCGGTCTCTGCGCGACGACCTCAGCCGAAGGCCGGCAGCTCGAGTAG
- a CDS encoding DUF402 domain-containing protein: protein MTLEEVTVLHRTGQWCPGVRTTNNAIAYDVPILPQYQAPGRPTTDRCFVLPDEGVQLTKPNTFTGSYEGGWYIDLIETEEPEPQRFVIHDLYVDLLIPPRAVRYDVLDLDEFAEALQIGAIDIATAVKVLRDTQLFIDRHLRTPNEAHPTAWPDFPPAALLPLLELPAFG from the coding sequence GTGACCCTCGAAGAAGTCACCGTCCTCCACCGCACCGGCCAGTGGTGCCCCGGCGTCCGCACGACGAACAACGCCATCGCGTACGACGTCCCGATCCTCCCGCAGTACCAAGCCCCCGGCCGCCCCACCACCGACCGCTGCTTCGTCCTCCCCGACGAAGGCGTCCAGCTCACCAAACCCAACACCTTCACCGGCTCGTACGAAGGCGGCTGGTACATCGACCTGATCGAAACCGAAGAGCCGGAACCGCAGCGCTTCGTCATCCACGACCTCTACGTCGACCTCCTCATCCCGCCCCGGGCCGTCCGCTACGACGTCCTCGACCTCGACGAGTTCGCGGAGGCCTTGCAGATCGGCGCGATCGACATCGCCACGGCCGTCAAGGTCCTCCGCGACACCCAGCTCTTCATCGACCGCCACCTCCGCACCCCGAACGAGGCACACCCGACCGCTTGGCCCGACTTCCCACCGGCCGCGTTGCTCCCGCTACTCGAGCTGCCGGCCTTCGGCTGA
- a CDS encoding class I SAM-dependent methyltransferase — MDAAEFYTGIVVDAYAKLKSSSFDPAPYAAFVAAAGEPALELGCGDGEPMLSLLQAGLEVEGVDSSADMLDRCRANAAALGLQVALHHQRMEELSLVRRYRAIYLAGPTFTLLPDDETAGRALRAIREHLTPDGRAMIPLWIPEPTPASDLGVQREAVDDQGATLVYTPLSETYDQALRTRTTTVRYERRAPDGTVESADRDWIIHWQTQASAQDLCRQAGLSITRIDDEAGNLATADADEFTLIVQPR; from the coding sequence ATGGATGCTGCCGAGTTCTACACAGGAATCGTCGTCGACGCCTACGCCAAGCTGAAGTCGTCGAGCTTCGACCCAGCGCCGTACGCCGCCTTCGTCGCCGCGGCCGGTGAACCAGCGCTCGAGCTCGGCTGTGGCGACGGCGAGCCGATGCTCTCGTTGCTCCAGGCCGGCCTCGAGGTCGAAGGTGTCGACTCCTCTGCCGACATGCTCGACCGCTGCCGCGCCAACGCGGCTGCTCTTGGCCTGCAGGTCGCGCTGCACCACCAGCGCATGGAGGAGCTGAGCCTGGTACGCCGTTACCGCGCGATCTACCTGGCCGGTCCGACCTTCACCCTGCTCCCCGACGACGAGACCGCCGGCCGCGCGCTCCGCGCCATCCGCGAGCACCTGACTCCCGACGGCCGGGCGATGATCCCGCTCTGGATCCCCGAGCCCACGCCGGCCTCCGACCTGGGCGTCCAGCGCGAGGCCGTCGACGACCAAGGCGCCACGCTCGTCTACACCCCTCTGTCGGAGACCTACGACCAAGCCCTCCGGACCCGCACCACAACAGTCCGGTACGAACGCCGCGCCCCGGACGGCACGGTCGAATCAGCCGACCGCGACTGGATCATCCACTGGCAAACCCAAGCCTCGGCCCAGGACCTCTGCCGGCAAGCCGGCCTGTCGATCACCCGAATCGACGACGAAGCCGGCAACCTTGCCACGGCCGACGCCGACGAGTTCACCCTGATCGTCCAGCCACGGTGA
- a CDS encoding helix-turn-helix transcriptional regulator, which produces MNRTDRLYAIREELRRAGPRGRTAEQLATAFEMSVRTVKRDISALQQAGFPVWARTGRIGGYVVDRAATLPPVNFTAAEASAIAAAIAAHRGQPFDQLARAALVKVLAVMDPQARQHVDALTERIWINHTTEPASPRRRTAVERALQERKVLSLHYRNQYGETSARRVDPQLLAFRDGQWFLVAHCRSRDAIRWFRLDGIERATLTTQRATDVPVEDLGTPPPTASSVRAAL; this is translated from the coding sequence ATGAATCGTACCGACCGGCTGTACGCGATCCGCGAGGAGCTCCGCCGGGCCGGCCCGCGGGGCCGTACCGCGGAGCAGCTCGCCACGGCGTTCGAGATGAGCGTGCGCACCGTCAAGCGCGACATCTCCGCCCTGCAGCAGGCCGGCTTCCCGGTGTGGGCGCGCACCGGCCGGATCGGTGGGTACGTCGTCGACCGGGCGGCCACGCTGCCGCCGGTCAACTTCACCGCCGCCGAGGCCTCCGCGATCGCCGCGGCGATCGCGGCCCATCGCGGACAACCGTTCGACCAGTTGGCCCGCGCCGCGCTGGTCAAGGTCCTGGCCGTGATGGACCCGCAGGCGAGGCAGCACGTGGACGCCCTGACCGAGCGCATCTGGATCAACCACACCACCGAGCCGGCCTCGCCACGCCGCCGTACAGCCGTCGAGCGCGCCCTCCAGGAGCGCAAGGTGCTCTCCCTGCACTACCGCAACCAGTACGGCGAAACGTCAGCCCGCCGAGTCGATCCACAGCTGCTCGCGTTCAGGGACGGCCAATGGTTCCTTGTCGCCCACTGCCGCAGCCGCGACGCCATCCGCTGGTTCCGTCTCGACGGCATCGAACGCGCGACTCTCACCACCCAGCGCGCCACCGACGTACCGGTCGAGGACCTGGGGACCCCACCGCCCACAGCATCCTCGGTCCGGGCCGCCCTCTGA
- a CDS encoding alpha/beta fold hydrolase → MTQTPDPILLLSGAGLPHWIWDQVRKELSASPTVVAERPRQAHASLTEYAAAALDSAPWDRFVVVAHSSGGTVAAEMVALAPDRVTALLAVTAVVPQPGRSFVTSMPFPRRLALSLAMRLAGTRPPDSAIRKGLAGRLDQETADRIVADFTAESAHLYRDKSEGTFPEHRGYLSTAQDAELPTGLQRRFAQNLTPAWNESISTGHLPMLEAPELLAQHIESFLAEAPISRAS, encoded by the coding sequence ATGACACAGACGCCAGACCCCATCCTGCTGCTGAGCGGCGCCGGACTTCCGCACTGGATCTGGGACCAGGTCCGCAAGGAACTGTCCGCGTCCCCGACCGTGGTCGCCGAGCGACCGCGTCAGGCTCACGCTTCACTGACCGAGTACGCCGCCGCGGCACTGGACTCGGCGCCGTGGGACCGCTTCGTGGTCGTCGCGCACTCCAGCGGCGGAACCGTGGCCGCCGAGATGGTTGCCCTCGCCCCCGATCGGGTGACCGCACTGCTGGCGGTCACGGCCGTGGTTCCGCAGCCGGGACGGAGCTTCGTCACGTCGATGCCGTTTCCACGACGGCTCGCACTGAGCCTGGCGATGCGCCTCGCCGGCACGCGACCGCCCGACTCCGCCATCCGGAAGGGTCTGGCCGGACGGCTCGACCAGGAGACGGCCGACCGCATCGTGGCGGACTTCACCGCCGAGTCGGCACACCTCTACCGGGACAAGTCGGAGGGCACCTTCCCCGAGCACCGTGGCTACCTGTCGACCGCGCAGGACGCCGAGCTCCCGACCGGACTGCAACGGCGCTTCGCCCAGAACCTCACCCCGGCGTGGAACGAGTCCATCAGCACCGGGCACCTCCCGATGCTCGAGGCACCCGAACTCCTGGCCCAACACATCGAAAGCTTCCTCGCCGAAGCACCGATCAGCCGTGCTTCCTGA
- a CDS encoding SRPBCC family protein: MIKVQVQEVIRAGPDDILDLVMDIEQYAQQVDDKIRPVLWVRREQNRVEFACRPRIAGLRQPKVVQFVELTPGRRIDIGLLPKPLNRLAHAVARFEASFECEPSAGGTLVTRTLQFTFSRVARPFVEPLFRRRLEREVVEEIQRAKRYLESC, encoded by the coding sequence GTGATCAAGGTCCAGGTACAGGAAGTCATCAGGGCCGGCCCGGACGACATTCTCGACCTCGTCATGGACATCGAGCAGTACGCACAGCAGGTCGACGACAAGATCAGGCCGGTGCTGTGGGTACGGCGCGAGCAGAACAGGGTCGAGTTCGCCTGCCGGCCAAGAATTGCCGGACTACGGCAGCCCAAGGTCGTCCAGTTCGTCGAACTCACACCCGGCCGGCGGATCGATATCGGGCTGCTGCCCAAACCGCTCAATCGGCTCGCGCACGCGGTGGCACGGTTCGAGGCAAGTTTCGAGTGCGAGCCCTCGGCCGGCGGCACGCTGGTGACCCGAACGTTGCAGTTCACCTTCTCCCGCGTCGCGCGCCCCTTCGTCGAGCCGCTGTTCCGGCGCCGCCTCGAGCGCGAGGTAGTGGAAGAGATCCAGCGCGCCAAACGGTACCTGGAAAGCTGCTAG
- a CDS encoding pyridoxamine 5'-phosphate oxidase family protein produces MSSVLSAIDDELAAWMEAQPIFFVATAPLSGAGHVNVSPKGMAGTFRVLGPRRVAYLDFHASGVETIAHLREPGNGRVCVMFCAFDGRPQVVRIHGRGTVVRKDDAEFAELRREFGKERVVGQRAVIVIDADRISDACGWAVPRMDFVGDRTILDLHQEKKGSAAYLDYGETTNARSIDGLPAMTRRTGPRPPTT; encoded by the coding sequence GTGAGCAGTGTTCTCTCGGCGATCGACGACGAGTTGGCGGCATGGATGGAGGCGCAGCCGATCTTCTTCGTTGCGACGGCGCCGCTGTCCGGAGCGGGACACGTCAATGTGTCTCCCAAGGGGATGGCGGGTACGTTCCGGGTCCTGGGGCCGCGCCGGGTCGCCTATCTCGACTTCCACGCCTCGGGGGTCGAGACGATCGCTCACCTCCGGGAGCCGGGAAACGGACGCGTCTGTGTGATGTTCTGCGCTTTCGACGGCAGGCCGCAGGTCGTGCGCATCCACGGCCGCGGCACCGTGGTGCGCAAGGACGATGCCGAGTTCGCCGAGCTACGCCGGGAGTTCGGCAAGGAGCGGGTGGTGGGCCAGCGTGCCGTCATCGTGATCGATGCCGACCGGATCAGCGACGCCTGCGGCTGGGCGGTGCCGCGGATGGACTTCGTCGGCGACCGGACCATCCTGGACCTCCATCAGGAGAAGAAGGGTTCGGCGGCCTATCTGGACTACGGCGAGACCACGAACGCACGCTCGATCGACGGCCTCCCCGCAATGACCCGCCGTACCGGACCAAGGCCGCCGACCACCTGA